A single genomic interval of Daucus carota subsp. sativus chromosome 1, DH1 v3.0, whole genome shotgun sequence harbors:
- the LOC108204551 gene encoding sulfite exporter TauE/SafE family protein 3-like, whose product MGITRKWMVMMRPVFVVVWSFALAFVYVSADRGLMRNAQFDQIYDEFDQPNVVLRIKHFLWQSGQPGYHHVWPEMKFNWQIVVGSLIGFCGAAFGSVGGVGGGGIFVPMLTLIIGFDPKSATAISKCMIMGAAVSTVYYNLKLRHPTIDMPIIDYDLAVLIQPMLMMGISAGVVFNVLFADWMVTVLLIVLFVGTSTKAFLRGIETWKKETILKQEAAKRHLANVSQDMEKKLLPGGPSGATNNEIKDSSKEEITVFENVCWKEFGLLVFVWISFLVLQIAKNYTTNCSIEYWVLNLLQIPVSVGVTLYEALSLYSGKRVIASKADSGTRPGVKQLIVYCSCGVLAGVVGGLLGLGGGFIMGPLFLELGVPPQVSSATATFAMMFSSSMSVVEYYLLKRFPVPYALYFICVATIAAFVGQHVVRRIINILGRASLIIFILASTIFISAISLGGVGIANTITKIQKNEYMGFENLCNYKT is encoded by the exons ATGGGAATCACAAGGAAATGGATGGTGATGATGAGGCCAGTGTTTGTAGTGGTGTGGAGTTTCGCATTAGCTTTCGTTTATGTTTCAGCAGACAGGGGTTTGATGAGGAATGCTCAGTTTGATCAAATTTATGATGAATTTGATCAGCCAAATGTTGTGCTGAGGATTAAGCATTTCTTGTGGCAATCTGGTCAACCAGGGTACCATCATGTTTGGCCG GAAATGAAATTTAATTGGCAGATCGTTGTTGGCTCCTTGATTGGATTCTGTGGAGCTGCTTTTGGAAGTGTAGGCGGGGTTGGTGGTGGTGGCATATTTGTTCCTATGCTGACCTTGATCATTGGTTTTGATCCAAAATCAGCAACTGCCATCTCAAAAT GTATGATCATGGGTGCAGCAGTCTCTACTGTTTATTACAACCTTAAGCTAAGACATCCAACAATAGATATGCCAATCATTGACTATGACTTGGCTGTGCTTATTCAACCAATGCTCATGATGGGCATCAGTGCTGGAGTTGTATTCAACGTACTTTTTGCTGATTGGATGGTCACGGTTCTTTTAATTGTCCTCTTCGTTG GCACATCAACAAAAGCATTCCTAAGAGGCATAGAAACCTGGAAAAAGGAAACCATTCTAAAACAG GAAGCAGCAAAGCGCCATCTGGCTAATG TATCACAGGACATGGAGAAGAAGCTTCTTCCTGGTGGTCCTAGCGGTGCAACAAATAATGAGATCAAAGATTCCTCAAAAGAAGAG ATCACTGTTTTTGAGAATGTGTGCTGGAAGGAATTTGGCCTTCTTGTCTTCGTTTGGATTTCATTTCTTGTTCTGCAGATTGCCAAG AATTATACGACAAATTGTTCAATAGAGTATTGGGTGCTGAACTTGCTCCAG ATTCCAGTTTCTGTTGGCGTTACTTTGTACGAGGCATTAAGTTTGTATAGTGGAAAAAGAGTAATTGCTTCTAAGGCAGATTCTGGAACTCGTCCTGGGGTGAAACAGCTAATAGTCTATTGCTCATGCGGCGTACTGGCTGGCGTTGTTGGAGGGTTACTCGGTCTAGGTGGAGGCTTTATCATGGGACCACTATTTTTGGAGCTTGGGGTTCCTCCACAA GTTTCAAGTGCCACAGCTACCTTTGCTATGATGTTTTCCTCATCAATGTCTGTTGTCGAGTATTACCTTCTAAAGCGTTTCCCTGTTCCTTATG CTCTCTACTTCATTTGTGTCGCTACAATTGCTGCATTTGTTGGACAACATGTTGTCAGACGGATCATCAATATACTCGGAAGGGCGTCCCTAATCATCTTTATATTAGCATCTACCATATTCATCAGTGCAATCTCCTTGG GTGGAGTTGGCATTGCAAACACAATCACCAAGATTCAGAAAAATGAATATATGGGTTTTGAGAACCTCTGCAACTATAAAACTTAA
- the LOC108209111 gene encoding D-amino-acid transaminase, chloroplastic encodes MASFSFLSKVPTFQNSVSCKNVYGSAPNALSVPQNHPFSNGTLQDRCGFSGRFVGRFSLASSNQAHSFIDPVSTDKVPLLSGSEAIERMRTNRESYKSKQQYMAMYSSCFGGITTDPAAMVIPLDDHMVHRGHGVFDTAAIVNGCLYELDQHLDRFLNSAKMAKIKLPFDKESIKRILVQTVSASKCRTGSLRYWLSSGPGDFQLSPTCCFHSALYAVVIEDKSPSDYSGVKVVTSSIPIKPPQFATVKSVNYLPNVLSKMEAEEKGGYAAIWLDADGFIAEGPNMNVAFVTKEKELLMPCFDKILSGCTAKRALVLAEELVKEGKLRDIRVENVTVDKGKSAAEMMLIGSGVLVRSVLQWDEQVIGDGREGPVSKALLGLLLQDLKSGPATVRVPVSY; translated from the exons ATGGCTTCTTTCTCATTTCTCTCAAAAGTACCCACATTTCAAAACTCGGTTTCTTGCAAAAATGTTTATGGTTCAGCTCCAAACGCACTCTCTGTTCCTCAGAATCATCCTTTTTCAAATGGGACTTTGCAAGATCGCTGTGGTTTTTCTGGACGGTTTGTGGGGAGGTTTAGTTTGGCGTCTTCAAATCAAGCTCACTCTTTTATTG ATCCAGTTTCGACAGATAAGGTTCCACTTTTATCTGGTTCGGAG GCTATTGAAAGAATGAGAACAAATCGTGAAAGTTACAAAAGTAAGCAACAATATATGGCAATGTATTCTAGCTGTTTCGGTGGAATCACTACGGATCCCGCAGCCATGGTAATTCCTTTGGATGATCACATGGTTCATAGAGGGCATGGAGTTTTTGATACCGCGGCCATTGTTAATGG GTGTCTATATGAATTGGATCAACACCTTGATCGTTTTCTGAATTCAGCTAAAATGGCAAAAATAAAGCTACCATTTGATAAAGAAAGCATAAAAAGAATACTTGTACAAACTGTAAGTGCCTCCAAATGTAGAACAGGATCACTGAGATACTGGCTTTCATCAGGACCTGGGGATTTCCAACTCTCTCCAACTTGCTGTTTTCATTCAGCTCTTTATGCTGTCGTAATTGAAGATAAATCGCCTTCAGATTACAGCGGGGTTAAAGTAGTAACCTCGTCAATTCCAATAAAACCCCCACAATTTGCTACAGTAAAGAGTGTAAATTATCTCCCTAATGTGCTTTCAAAGATGGAAGCTGAAGAAAAAGGGGGATATGCTGCAATATGGTTAGATGCTGATGGTTTTATTGCTGAAGGGCCTAACATGAATGTAGCCTTTGTGACAAAGGAAAAAGAACTATTGATGCCTTGCTTCGACAAAATCTTGAGTGGGTGCACAGCTAAGAGGGCTCTAGTGTTGGCAGAAGAGCTAGTGAAGGAAGGCAAGCTAAGAGACATAAGAGTTGAAAATGTGACTGTTGACAAAGGGAAAAGTGCAGCTGAAATGATGCTAATCGGTAGTGGAGTTCTTGTCCGATCTGTATTGCAGTGGGATGAGCAAGTTATAGGTGATG GCAGAGAAGGTCCAGTGTCGAAGGCTCTCCTAGGTCTTCTACTGCAAGACCTTAAATCTGGCCCGGCTACAGTTCGAGTTCCTGTATCCTATTGA
- the LOC108204480 gene encoding TOM1-like protein 9, producing the protein MVNSMVERATSDLLIGPDWAMNIEICDICNRDPVQAKDVVRGIKKRINSRNPRVQLLALTLLETIIKNCGDIVHMHVAEKDLLHEMVKIVRKKPDFHVKEKILVLIDTWQEVFGGARARYPQYYAAYQELLRMGAVFPQRSENAPVFTPPQTQPLSSYPQNLRTSEPGQEAAETSADSEFPTLSLTEIQNARGIMDVLSEMLSAIGPENREGLKQEVIVDLVEQCRTYKRRVVHLVNSTSDESLLCQGLALNDDLQRLLVKHEDLASGDVTENTKPELTRAIVPVDAPLIDTGDTKQNNGGSTSSAVAGKQSLQSTPASNGTPSISANANTKMVDLLSGDDDYSLALVPVGEPQPTVPVSQQNALALVDMFPQSNASTPQTYPSTPQLQQPQNFQSSQSSIYPNGSIPSNAPPQYGQSLYAQDRNPVWNGQIPQQQQQQQQQQQPPSPVYGSLPPPPWEAPPEADNTPPSVNSYQPPMQSSSAGVAHSQPMPGNVNSQVYQPMGNNQGTGMYAPPINGGNLSGFNNQNMMPNQMAGFYPQQMQGGQSMAMHPQQMQYGQMGYMQPQPMYNQMPGYGQPTGYGYGYGYGQQQNNQFLEQKMSGLSVRDNGGLSSSTYQSASSYVPSGKPSKPEDKLFGDLVDITKFKPAKTM; encoded by the exons ATGGTGAATTCGATGGTGGAGAGAGCTACCAGTGACCTGCTCATCGGCCCTGATTGGGCCATGAACATCGAGATCTGTGATATCTGCAATCGCGATCCTGT GCAAGCAAAGGATGTTGTAAGAGGCATAAAAAAGCGTATCAATAGCAGGAATCCTAGAGTTCAACTTCTGGCCCTAACA CTGTTGGAAACTATTATTAAGAATTGCGGGGATATTGTCCACATGCATGTTGCTGAGAAAGACTTGCTTCATGAAATGGTTAAAATTGTGCGAAAGAAG CCTGATTTTCATGTCAAAGAGAAGATATTGGTTCTGATAGATACTTGGCAAGAAGTTTTTGGAGGAGCAAGAGCAAGATATCCACAATACTATGCAGCATACCAGGAGTTGTTG CGTATGGGAGCAGTATTTCCTCAAAGATCTGAGAATGCACCAGTTTTTACACCTCCTCAAACACAACCTCTCTCGTCGTATCCACAGAATCTGCGAACTTCAGAACCTGGACAAGAAGCAGCTGAGACTTCTGCAGACTCTGAGTTTCCGACATTGAG TTTGACAGAAATTCAGAATGCACGTGGTATTATGGATGTTCTTTCAGAAATGTTAAGTGCGATAGGTCCAGAGAACAGGGAG GGGCTTAAACAAGAGGTCATTGTTGACTTGGTTGAGCAGTGCCGCACATACAAACGAAGAGTGGTACACCTTGTTAACTCGACTTC GGATGAATCTCTGCTTTGTCAGGGTTTAGCATTGAATGATGACTTGCAGCGGTTGTTGGTTAAACATGAAGATCTTGCTTCTGGAGATGTAACAGAAAACACTAAGCCTGAATTAACACGAGCAATTGTGCCAGTGGATGCTCCTCTAATTGATACAGGCGATACCAAACAGAATAATGGAgg ATCCACCTCGAGTGCTGTTGCTGGGAAACAGTCACTACAGTCTACTCCTGCTAGCAATGGCACACCAAGCATATCTGCTAATGCCAATACTAAAATGGTGGACCTTTTGAGTGGAGATGATGACTATTCTCTAGCTCTTGTTCCAGTCGGGGAGCCTCAGCCAACTGTTCCCGTGTCTCAGCAGAATGCCCTAGCACTTGTTGATATGTTTCCACAAAGCAATGCATCGACACCACAAACGTATCCTTCAACACCCCAATTGCAGCAGCCCCAGAATTTTCAATCTTCACAATCTTCAATTTATCCAAATGGAAGTATCCCTAGTAATGCACCACCACAATATGGGCAGTCCCTCTATGCTCAAGACAGGAATCCTGTCTGGAATGGCCAGATCCCccaacagcagcagcaacagcaacagcaacagcagccACCTTCACCAGTATATG GTTCATTACCCCCACCACCTTGGGAAGCTCCTCCAGAAGCAGATAATACCCCTCCAAGTGTGAATTCATACCAGCCACCGATGCAATCTTCTTCCGCAGGGGTTGCACATTCCCAGCCGATGCCAGGTAACGTGAATTCTCAGGTCTATCAGCCTATGGGAAATAATCAGGGAACAGGCATGTACGCTCCGCCAATCAATGGAGGAAATCTTTCAGGATTTAATAATCAGAATATGATGCCCAATCAAATGGCAGGGTTTTATCCTCAACAAATGCAAGGAGGTCAATCGATGGCTATGCATCCCCAACAAATGCAGTATGGGCAAATGGGTTATATGCAACCTCAGCCAATGTATAACCAGATGCCAGGGTACGGCCAACCAACCGGCTATGGCTATGGATACGGGTATGGCCAACAACAAAACAATCAGTTCCTTGAACAGAAAATGTCGGGGTTATCTGTCAGAGATAATGGTGGGCTGAGTAGTTCAACTTATCAGAGTGCTTCATCATATGTACCATCTGGAAAACCTTCTAAGCCAGAGGATAAGCTATTTGGCGACCTAGTAGACATTACAAAATTCAAGCCTGCGAAAACCATGTGA